In a genomic window of Periophthalmus magnuspinnatus isolate fPerMag1 chromosome 3, fPerMag1.2.pri, whole genome shotgun sequence:
- the LOC117393909 gene encoding uncharacterized protein LOC117393909, translated as MHIRRLEDKNEKLMFERTCSEDSINKLMKINSELRAELEETLVMLTARDKEMTKKDFIMDKMKNSHVENHSIIETLQSELMRLHDNSQQVLLRYDRHCISSHSLYSREPPNHRSIKSEIQDTQQHHHKTLDDISLPALHSEDIQNILHKIKTAEISQLLQNKCPDRDSALVETQDRPLAHRHQQQTSIKQQLVNVLQELELQKCVWEEKGEKVEEHWRAWDKESKQSHPENQSTVKQAKKVAVVNWWKALSGEKAKRGTNEVTPNQDLSQTQTKLRAAEQTITDMREQVCHLQASLRSAQDLVNEQKHCSPVLSVDKATNTEPEEVPLEPPGKQRRDVALETDPVDVTGEPTSQQEKLQLQLTADQVLVTLKKMEAMVDSALDTAKRVQESEQRVSRVKQRMESITQKVKEALGRTASTERQLDHLEANISAQTQPAVLEDPSCPSQSPDPRADSVDWTSTAQ; from the exons ATGCACATCAGGAGACTGGAGGACAag AACGAGAAGCTAATGTTTGAAAGGACATGTTCAGAAGACAGTATCAACAAATTGATGAAGATCAACTCTGAGCTCAGG GCTGAACTTGAGGAAACCCTGGTCATGTTGACAGCAAGAGATAAAGAGATGACAAAG AAAGACTTTATAATGGATAAGATGAAGAACTCTCATGTCGAAAATCATAGCATCATTGAG ACTTTACAGTCAGAGCTGATGAGATTACATGATAACTCACAGCAGGTTCTGTTGAG ATATGACAGACACTGCATCAGTTCACATAGTCTGTACAGTCGTGAGCCTCCAAACCATCGCTCTATTAAGAGTGAAATTCAGGACACACAACAG CACCATCACAAAACTCTGGACGATATCAGCCTCCCAGCCCTTCACAGTGAAGATATCCAAAACATCCTCCACAAGATCAAGACTGCGGAAATATCCCAACTTCTGCAGAATAAGTGTCCTGACAGG GACTCTGCTCTTGTTGAAACACAAGATAGGCCTTTAGCTCATCGCCATCAGCAACAGACCAGCATCAAGCAGCAGCTCGTCAATGT GCTGCAGGAGCTGGAGCTGCAGAAGTGCGTGTGGGAGGAGAAAGGCGAGAAAGTGGAGGAGCACTGGAGAGCCTGGGACAAAGAGTCAAAACAAAGTCATCCTGAGAATCAGTCTACTGTGAAACAGGCCAAGAAGGTGGCTGTGGTCAACTGGTGGAAAGCTCTGAGTGGAGAGAAGGCCAAAAGAGGAACTAACGAAGTGACTCCAAACCAGGATCTCTCTCAAACACAGACGAAGCTCAGAGCCGCAGAGCAGACCATCACTGATATGAGGGAGCAGGTCTGTCACCTGCAAGCCTCACTAAGATCTGCTCAAGACCTGGTcaatgaacaaaaacactgcaGCCCTGTCCTCTCTGTAGACAAGGCCACTAACACTGAGCCAGAGGAGGTACCGCTGGAGCCCCCTGGTAAACAGCGGAGGGATGTAGCCCTGGAGACGGACCCTGTGGACGTCACAGGTGAACCAACATCTCAACAAGAAAAActccaacttcagctgaccGCAGACCAAGTGTTGGTGACGCTGAAGAAGATGGAAGCCATGGTGGACAGTGCCCTGGATACGGCCAAGCGAGTGCAGGAGAGCGAACAGAGGGTGAGTCGGGTCAAGCAAAGGATGGAGAGCATCACACAGAAGGTGAAGGAGGCTCTGGGTCGGACCGCCAGCACTGAGAGGCAGCTGGACCATCTCGAGGCAAATATCTCAGCTCAAACACAACCA GCTGTTTTGGAAGACCCGTCATGTCCCTCACAGTCACCTGATCCCAGAGCAGACAGTGTTGACTGGACAAGCACCGCTCAA
- the mrvi1 gene encoding inositol 1,4,5-triphosphate receptor associated 1 isoform X1: MEEDTETDPISQPVPHAPSVTPDLMEQLNENGRTFRMESDTEQSELGCKPEEAKTHLWQGSLIKYSDHLQNSPASLFIFPHTRSRPPLLPSMPTLPEEEEDSPEEMDSSSSSPCTSTPGDSRTPTIIFPKQATVIVQSERSLDLARPHSPRTRVARTSSSEPITTVDSTGNVIDLVKDTLPEMPLSEEDRKKNLELLDQAKKASDRFLTRRGRRSSSSLTDSPTRLSPTPTPTPTSSPSSSRSNSLTVAPQASFSPVDLTQAGPVFAQHLEVPLPREQPSTTHANEGSKPLLDWKPAEKRKVSSGTLTPRFAFPKENCDPPKSPATVTKSDGETSPGRNLNQPPATGVAKPVPRPPTQQAPCTAEIKTIGAFPPLMRAVSWDTVGSLKPINGAPSFPPTAEDTFSDKSCDSAVNKSSGYKDVPLQPVSIQKLSKLREEHKLMRNQSISKLPELSEAAEQEKGGPPVSPTVNSGDETKEKSDATPHISDVMLRKLKLHRGLPGCAPPLTEKEVENAFVQLSLAYRNDNYTLEMRLKQAERERNLTEEDTEKELEEFKNALKVTSPQWQNMEQREAYQRLIETVSVLHRLATRLSSRAEIVGAVRQEKRMNKATEVMMQYVENLKRTYEKDHAELMEYKKLANQNSNRCYGGSVDTGDDGVPRSSRSMSVTLGKALPRRRVSVAVVPKFNLLNIPGQNPSTAGPGPSVGPSAGAALPVLCEANDPKVTSVPTETSQPGAECGKSAPDQESEAAKPSVNIEELRAEIRAELKAKIEEEAYNKGLQEGLKQIKAQEEKAEEESVSDILPLEVKHKDEESGKKITPNRSMEEIFDCLGRFCPRVSWSKRLLLVVLMFVLLMCLVISIFSFFKNYYTRRDDT, encoded by the exons ATGGAGGAGGATACAGAAACTGACCCCATCTCCCAGCCTGTGCCCCACGCCCCCtctgtgacccctgacctcatGGAGCAGCTCAATGAGAATGGTAGGACATTTAGGATGGAAA GTGACACAGAACAAAGTGAGCTCGGCTGTAAG cCTGAGGAGGCAAAGACCCATTTATGGCAGGGATCTCTCATCAAATATAGCGATCATCTCCAAAACTCACCTGCTTCACTTTTCATCTTCCCCCACACCCGCTCACGGCCCCCTCTGCTGCCCAGCATGCCCACCCTgcccgaggaggaggaggactccCCTGAGGAGATGGACAGTTCCTCCAGCTCTCCCTGTACA TCCACACCAGGGGACAGTCGAACTCCCACCATCATCTTCCCAAAACAGGCCACAGTGATTGTTCAAAGTGAACGATCCCTTGACCTGGCCAG ACCACATAGCCCAAGAACACGCGTGGCTAGAACGTCATCGAGCGAGCCAATCACCACAGTCG ACAGTACAGGTAATGTAATTGACCTGGTGAAAGACACGCTGCCGGAGATGCCGCTGTCAGAGGAGGACCGTAAAAAGAACCTGGAGCTTTTGGATCAGGCGAAGAAAGCCAGCGACCGCTTCCTGACCCGCCGCGGGCGTCGCTCCAGCAGCAGCCTCACAGACTCGCCCACAC GTCTTTCTCCAACCCCTACTCCAACTCCTACGtcttccccttcctcctccagAAGCAACTCTCTCACTGTGGCTCCTCAAGCTA gcTTTAGCCCAGTTGATCTTACCCAAGCAGGTCCTGTATTTGCTCAG CATCTGGAGGTTCCTTTACCAAGAGAACAGCCTAGCACAACACATGCCAATGAG GGATCCAAACCACTGCTGGACTGGAAACCCGCAGAGAAGAGAAAAGTGTCGTCTGGGACATTAACTCCACGCTTTGCTTTTCCGAAAGAGAACTGCGATCCACCAAAAAGCCCTGCCACAGTCACCAAATCCGACGGTGAGACCAGTCCAGGCAGAAACCTGAACCAACCACCAGCCACGGGGGTCGCGAAGCCTGTCCCGAGACCCCCAACCCAGCAAGCCCCCTGTACAGCTGAGATCAAAACCATCGGAGCCTTCCCTCCTCTTATGAGAGCTGTATCCTGGGACACTGTGGGCAGTCTGAAGCCTATAAATGGTGCACCGAGTTTCCCTCCTACGGCAGAGGACACTTTCTCAGACAAATCCTGTGATTCTGCTGTTAATAAATCCTCAGGTTACAAAGATGTCCCGCTACAGCCAGTCAGCATCCAAAAACTGTCCAAACTCAGAGAA GAGCACAAGTTGATGCGAAACCAGAGCATATCTAAGCTGCCTGAACTGAGTGAAGCTGCTGAACAGGAAAAAG GGGGTCCTCCAGTGTCTCCAACAGTAAACAGTGGTGATGAGACTAAGGAGAAGTCAGATGCCACGCCACATATTTCTGATGTCATGCTGCGGAAACTTAAACTTCACAGAGGTTTACCAGGCTG TGCTCCACCGCTTACGGAGAAGGAGGTTGAG AATGCATTTGTCCAGCTGTCACTGGCCTATCGCAATGACAACTACACTCTGGAGATGCGGCTCAAACAGGCTGAAAGGGAGAGGAATCTGACAGAGGAAGACACTGAGAAGGAACtggaggagtttaaaaacgcccTCAAG GTTACATCACCACAATGGCAGAACATGGAGCAGCGTGAGGCCTACCAGCGTCTAATCGAAACCGTGTCCGTGCTGCATCGACTGGCCACACGACTGTCCAGCCGCGCAGAGATAGTGGGCGCAGTTCGGCAG GAGAAGCGTATGAACAAGGCAACAGAAGTCATGATGCAATACGTTGAAAATCTGAAAAGAACTTATGAGAAGGACCACGCTGAGTTGATGGAGTATAAAAAGTTGGCAAACCAGAACTCTAATCGATGTTACGGGGGCTCTGTAGACACTGGAG acGATGGAGTTCCACGGTCATCAAGATCCATGTCTGTCACACTCGGTAAA GCGCTGCCCAGACGCAGGGTGAGCGTGGCAGTGGTGCCGAAGTTTAATCTGCTGAACATCCCGGGTCAGAACCCCTCGACAGCCGGACCAGGCCCCAGCGTGGGACCCTCCGCCGGTGCCGCACTTCCTGTCCTG TGTGAAGCCAATGATCCAAAAGTCACTTCCGTACCCACAGAGACCTCACAACCAGGAGCTGAATG TGGAAAAAGTGCTCCAGACCAGGAAAGTGAGGCAGCCAAGCCTTCAGTCAACATAGAAGAGCTGAGAGCGGAGATCAGAGCCGAACTCAAGGCGAAGATTGAGGAAGAGGCCTACAATAAAGG ATTGCAAGAGGGCTTAAAGCAAATCAAAGCCCAAGAAGAGAAAGCTGAGGAGGAAAGTGTTTCAGACATACTACCTCTGGAAGTGAAACATAAGGATGAAGAAAGTGGGAAGAAGATCACCCCAAACAG GAGCATGGAGGAGATCTTTGATTGTCTCGGGAGGTTTTGTCCCAGAGTTTCTTGGAGCAAACGGCTTCTTTTGGTTGTCTTAATGTTTGTTCTGCTAATGTGCCTGGTCATCAGTATATTTTCCTTCTTCAAAAACTACTACACTCGCCGTGATGACACATAA
- the mrvi1 gene encoding inositol 1,4,5-triphosphate receptor associated 1 isoform X2: MPTLPEEEEDSPEEMDSSSSSPCTSTPGDSRTPTIIFPKQATVIVQSERSLDLARPHSPRTRVARTSSSEPITTVDSTGNVIDLVKDTLPEMPLSEEDRKKNLELLDQAKKASDRFLTRRGRRSSSSLTDSPTRLSPTPTPTPTSSPSSSRSNSLTVAPQASFSPVDLTQAGPVFAQHLEVPLPREQPSTTHANEGSKPLLDWKPAEKRKVSSGTLTPRFAFPKENCDPPKSPATVTKSDGETSPGRNLNQPPATGVAKPVPRPPTQQAPCTAEIKTIGAFPPLMRAVSWDTVGSLKPINGAPSFPPTAEDTFSDKSCDSAVNKSSGYKDVPLQPVSIQKLSKLREEHKLMRNQSISKLPELSEAAEQEKGGPPVSPTVNSGDETKEKSDATPHISDVMLRKLKLHRGLPGCAPPLTEKEVENAFVQLSLAYRNDNYTLEMRLKQAERERNLTEEDTEKELEEFKNALKVTSPQWQNMEQREAYQRLIETVSVLHRLATRLSSRAEIVGAVRQEKRMNKATEVMMQYVENLKRTYEKDHAELMEYKKLANQNSNRCYGGSVDTGDDGVPRSSRSMSVTLGKALPRRRVSVAVVPKFNLLNIPGQNPSTAGPGPSVGPSAGAALPVLCEANDPKVTSVPTETSQPGAECGKSAPDQESEAAKPSVNIEELRAEIRAELKAKIEEEAYNKGLQEGLKQIKAQEEKAEEESVSDILPLEVKHKDEESGKKITPNRSMEEIFDCLGRFCPRVSWSKRLLLVVLMFVLLMCLVISIFSFFKNYYTRRDDT; encoded by the exons ATGCCCACCCTgcccgaggaggaggaggactccCCTGAGGAGATGGACAGTTCCTCCAGCTCTCCCTGTACA TCCACACCAGGGGACAGTCGAACTCCCACCATCATCTTCCCAAAACAGGCCACAGTGATTGTTCAAAGTGAACGATCCCTTGACCTGGCCAG ACCACATAGCCCAAGAACACGCGTGGCTAGAACGTCATCGAGCGAGCCAATCACCACAGTCG ACAGTACAGGTAATGTAATTGACCTGGTGAAAGACACGCTGCCGGAGATGCCGCTGTCAGAGGAGGACCGTAAAAAGAACCTGGAGCTTTTGGATCAGGCGAAGAAAGCCAGCGACCGCTTCCTGACCCGCCGCGGGCGTCGCTCCAGCAGCAGCCTCACAGACTCGCCCACAC GTCTTTCTCCAACCCCTACTCCAACTCCTACGtcttccccttcctcctccagAAGCAACTCTCTCACTGTGGCTCCTCAAGCTA gcTTTAGCCCAGTTGATCTTACCCAAGCAGGTCCTGTATTTGCTCAG CATCTGGAGGTTCCTTTACCAAGAGAACAGCCTAGCACAACACATGCCAATGAG GGATCCAAACCACTGCTGGACTGGAAACCCGCAGAGAAGAGAAAAGTGTCGTCTGGGACATTAACTCCACGCTTTGCTTTTCCGAAAGAGAACTGCGATCCACCAAAAAGCCCTGCCACAGTCACCAAATCCGACGGTGAGACCAGTCCAGGCAGAAACCTGAACCAACCACCAGCCACGGGGGTCGCGAAGCCTGTCCCGAGACCCCCAACCCAGCAAGCCCCCTGTACAGCTGAGATCAAAACCATCGGAGCCTTCCCTCCTCTTATGAGAGCTGTATCCTGGGACACTGTGGGCAGTCTGAAGCCTATAAATGGTGCACCGAGTTTCCCTCCTACGGCAGAGGACACTTTCTCAGACAAATCCTGTGATTCTGCTGTTAATAAATCCTCAGGTTACAAAGATGTCCCGCTACAGCCAGTCAGCATCCAAAAACTGTCCAAACTCAGAGAA GAGCACAAGTTGATGCGAAACCAGAGCATATCTAAGCTGCCTGAACTGAGTGAAGCTGCTGAACAGGAAAAAG GGGGTCCTCCAGTGTCTCCAACAGTAAACAGTGGTGATGAGACTAAGGAGAAGTCAGATGCCACGCCACATATTTCTGATGTCATGCTGCGGAAACTTAAACTTCACAGAGGTTTACCAGGCTG TGCTCCACCGCTTACGGAGAAGGAGGTTGAG AATGCATTTGTCCAGCTGTCACTGGCCTATCGCAATGACAACTACACTCTGGAGATGCGGCTCAAACAGGCTGAAAGGGAGAGGAATCTGACAGAGGAAGACACTGAGAAGGAACtggaggagtttaaaaacgcccTCAAG GTTACATCACCACAATGGCAGAACATGGAGCAGCGTGAGGCCTACCAGCGTCTAATCGAAACCGTGTCCGTGCTGCATCGACTGGCCACACGACTGTCCAGCCGCGCAGAGATAGTGGGCGCAGTTCGGCAG GAGAAGCGTATGAACAAGGCAACAGAAGTCATGATGCAATACGTTGAAAATCTGAAAAGAACTTATGAGAAGGACCACGCTGAGTTGATGGAGTATAAAAAGTTGGCAAACCAGAACTCTAATCGATGTTACGGGGGCTCTGTAGACACTGGAG acGATGGAGTTCCACGGTCATCAAGATCCATGTCTGTCACACTCGGTAAA GCGCTGCCCAGACGCAGGGTGAGCGTGGCAGTGGTGCCGAAGTTTAATCTGCTGAACATCCCGGGTCAGAACCCCTCGACAGCCGGACCAGGCCCCAGCGTGGGACCCTCCGCCGGTGCCGCACTTCCTGTCCTG TGTGAAGCCAATGATCCAAAAGTCACTTCCGTACCCACAGAGACCTCACAACCAGGAGCTGAATG TGGAAAAAGTGCTCCAGACCAGGAAAGTGAGGCAGCCAAGCCTTCAGTCAACATAGAAGAGCTGAGAGCGGAGATCAGAGCCGAACTCAAGGCGAAGATTGAGGAAGAGGCCTACAATAAAGG ATTGCAAGAGGGCTTAAAGCAAATCAAAGCCCAAGAAGAGAAAGCTGAGGAGGAAAGTGTTTCAGACATACTACCTCTGGAAGTGAAACATAAGGATGAAGAAAGTGGGAAGAAGATCACCCCAAACAG GAGCATGGAGGAGATCTTTGATTGTCTCGGGAGGTTTTGTCCCAGAGTTTCTTGGAGCAAACGGCTTCTTTTGGTTGTCTTAATGTTTGTTCTGCTAATGTGCCTGGTCATCAGTATATTTTCCTTCTTCAAAAACTACTACACTCGCCGTGATGACACATAA
- the lyve1a gene encoding lymphatic vessel endothelial hyaluronic acid receptor 1a — protein sequence MNVLLLLSIAASVCLCVCDLDPNIRFFPPLGHSVAGVFQVSYVNSLNQPYYAFNASDARSRCESLGVNIASVSQVINALTRGLETCRFGWTDEHLAVVPRVTAQVNCGQNQTGLVRWRAPITKKFDVFCFNESDADTETRPTVPHIIFLSSATIQHNLSLSSEFTQPSVDTHSDSKAEKALRVGSTQGSSGKKTVVITSVVAVFLVAIVAVVYIKVKRNSGKEPYIEGEEWTHVKYETKKNCQTKVDSV from the exons ATGAACGTGTTACTGTTACTTTCAATTGCAGCATCAGTCTGTTTGTGCGTCTGCGatctggatccaaacatcagAT TTTTTCCTCCACTGGGCCATAGCGTTGCTGGGGTCTTCCAAGTGAGTTATGTAAACAGCTTGAATCAGCCCTACTATGCTTTTAATGCCTCTGATGCTCGCAGTCGCTGTGAGTCACTGGGGGTGAACATCGCCTCAGTATCACAAGTGATAAATGCCCTGACCAGAGGATTAGAAACATGCAG gTTTGGTTGGACTGATGAACATTTGGCAGTTGTTCCTCGTGTAACAGCACAGGTCAACTGTGGACAGAACCAGACCGGTTTGGTCAGATGGAGAGCTCCAATTACCAAGAAATTTGATGTCTTTTGCTTCAATGAATCAG atgcagacacagagacacggcCCACAGTCCCACACAttatctttctctcctctgccacCATCCAGcacaatctctctctctcctctgagttTACACAGCCCAGTGTCGACACACACTCGGACAGTAAAGCTGAAAAGGCTTTGAGAGTCGGCAGTACTCAGGGATCCTCAGGAA AAAAAACTGTGGTGATCACATCAGTTGTAGCAGTTTTTCTGGTTGCAATAGTAGCTGTGGTTTATATAAAAGT AAAACGTAACTCTGGCAAAGAGCCGTACATTGAGGGAGAAGAATGGACACACGTCAAATATGAAACCAAGAAAAACTGTCAAACTAAAGTGGATAGTGTTTAA
- the adma gene encoding adrenomedullin a: MKFILHSFLFGCLLATVAHCVELDPELKKRLNTWLGSRLRRDLHTLSTEQKLVRPEDFRDSLIHSSSHTNVRTKRSNQQRRQGCSLGTCTVHDLAHRLHQLNNKLKIGSAPVDKISPQGYGRRRRSVPEHRLSLRLDQGRLRPMWSQRDSQLHKLEALLRRT; the protein is encoded by the exons ATGAAATTCATCCTGCACTCCTTTCTATTTGGCTGCCTGCTGGCCACAGTAGCACACTGTGTGGAGCTCGACCCTGAGCTCAAAAAGAG GCTAAACACATGGCTGGGGAGCCGGCTCAGACGGGATCTTCACACTTTGTCTACAGAACAGAAACTGGTCAGACCCGAAGACTTCAGGGATTCACTGATACACTCCAG CTCCCACACTAATGTCCGCACCAAGAGGTCCAACCAACAGCGGAGACAGGGCTGCTCCCTTGGCACCTGCACAGTGCATGACCTGGCACATCGCCTGCACCAGCTCAACAACAAGCTGAAGATCGGCAGCGCCCCCGTGGACAAGATCAGCCCCCAGGGGTACGGGCGCAGACGGCGGTCTGTCCCAGAACACAGGCTCAGTCTCAGGCTGGACCAGGGCAGGCTCAGGCCCATGTGGAGCCAAAGAGACTCTCAGCTCCACAAGCTGGAGGCACTCCTCAGACGGACATGA